The Tripterygium wilfordii isolate XIE 37 chromosome 18, ASM1340144v1, whole genome shotgun sequence nucleotide sequence TAGAGGGGTTCATAGAGAGAGCAGATGCCAGTTTGGGGCGAGAGAGGATTCGATTGCAGAGTTGGTTCCAGGATTTGCTAACGCACGCTGCCGATGCAAAGGATACAGCGGGCAGCCTATACAGTACGTTCTGCAGAAGGTCCTCGTTCATCAGAGCGATCCCTTTCGTCGGCAACTTCGGCGTTTTCTTCGCTTCATTGTTCTTCGATGGCGAAGATGGATTGTCCATTGGAACGAAGCTCGCAAACTGATGCCCAGAATGTGTTTGTAGAAAATACCACACAAGACTCTTGAATTATAAAGTCTTGAATATTGACGTGTTTTGTAAGGCGAATTTCATACGTTGAGGGTTTCCTATTTCTCAAAAATTTACAAATAGACCACCACAGTTTGGTCTGCTTTCATTCAAAGCCTCAGATTCTGCAGCCACCACCACCAATGACCAAATAGTCACAAAAAAATTCCTTCCACCCCCTGTAAACGACATAAAAATTGCAAAAAGTAGTATGTCTTTTTTTAATTAGTATATTAGTAATATTTTATCCATGCTAAGACTGTCTTCTTAAGTGCAACACCAATTCatattaatttgaaaaaaaaatgtttgttattAGTTACCAAACCTAgcctattatattatatatttcacATCTTCCTTTAAGAAATGTAAATCAAGAAATTTAGTCCAATAGTTACTCGATACTCGTCTAACACTATCAAACTTGACACTACAGAGATTTGTGATCCAACCCACTCGAGCCGGGCACTACATGACAGAACCAAATAAACTGATGCGTAAACATGCTGGCAACAATGAGGATTACTTTCGTTCAGCGACTTCTTCCTGGCAACTTCAAATCATAATGGGCCTATTTACAGGCATGATCAGTTATAGCGGCCCGGTAATAAATAGACACAAAATGAACTCGGTGGGCTTATTAATGGGCCTCATGTCTTTAGAAGGCAGCCCAGATTAAGTCCATGAGCCCAAATGTACATCACCCAGGGCCAGAAATGAACCGCAAATGCTTTGTTACATATTGGGCTGCCCCAAAAGGCCTATACTCAAAGAGATTGCCGGACTTGGGGAAGCCCAAACCGTTGGCTCTACGACGGGGTTCGGTTATTCTATAATCAGAAGATTCAGAACAACTGCTTACGAAGAATAAACGCTACAGAAtgttcaaaatgagaaaagccaAATCCTCATTACCCCAAGACATATTACATTGTCACAACAAAATAAGAGAAGTAGTTGATTTTTCCCAAACATGAATAAAGACAGAATCATTTTTCTCTCAGACAACTTGAAGTGAATATGCAGCAGCAGCAAGTTATGAAGTAGTTATTCCCAATAGAAGGGGAGTGTCTGTGGAGCTTTGTTTCCTGATATCTCATCAGACCCCATTTGATAATTCGAAGCAGTAGAATGGATGCTAGCATCCGTGCCGCTAGAAACCAGCACTGAATCCATGGAATCTAAACCATGATCGCTGAATCTCTGCCCTATCTGATGATGCGATGGAAGAATAGAACTAGGATGCAACATGTTGTTGAAATTAGTCCCGGATGTCTGCGTCCGTGGAGATGATGACAGAAGAGAGAGAGCACAATCCGAATCCCGGGCTACTTGTGTTGTTAACCTGTCACAGAACATCATATGGCTTCCCCCAACGCTTTGTGGAAAAGCAATGGTCTTGAGAAGTGGCCTGCGGACAGAAGAAGTTCCAGGAGAGGTAGCTTGCAAGAATGCAAATTCCTTCCCTCCTTTATAGCTGCCCCCGGAAGATGAAGGTTCAATAAATAGGTTCTGTTCGTCCCCAAAGTGTAGTTGCTGCTGCAAGCTATTATTATGCCTAGCCACAGCTTCACCATTTACAACCCCTGACCAGCCTGGGTTCACCATAGCGGAGGAGGGATAAAATGTCGCATTAGATAATGGCAGCAAACAGGCACCTGAAAAGGGTGGTGGAAGTTATTCTTGTGCGAAAAAAATTACAGATCTTAGTAGTCTCCCTCCGAGATCATTCAacgatttataaaaatattttgagatgGATTCCAGTTTCTAAACTTATGTTTTAGGCTTAAACGTAGGTTTAGCCTCAATCAATCTTACGTTTTTGACTGCGTCGGGATAGGATATTGAAGGAAAAGCACACAAGTGCAAGCCATTGACCAAAATAAGTAGAAACAAGTAAAATCAGTAATGTCAATCTCAACCTAAATGTGTAGACATGACAACAGAAATTACTTGATAGTGGCCACTAGATCATCACTAACATGAACATCAACCACATAaagttgattttgattttgagcaGATAAGATTTGATCATCAACATTGAAGAAACTCACCTTGATAATTGGACAAAATGCTACCTGAACGCGTGATGGGATCTGGCTGAGGCTTCCTTCTCCTCCTGTTGTGACCATCTAAGCGTTTTCTACAGCTTCGCTTATCTTCATCGAATTCTTCCAGCGAATGAAACCTATAGAAAGAGTAATGTTAGCTGTGAGGGAACACTAATTGATCCCTGCACGACTAAAAATTGGTTAAGAGACCAGTCTTTCTGATGCTTGAATCCATATCAAAAGGTTGACAGGATCCTAAAAGCGCAGAATTTCTGCGAAATAAATGCATTTCATCACATAATTCGCAGAAACAATTCCTACTAATAAATTCAAAGCAATTGTGCATAAAAATGAGACAACTAATTCACATTATACCTACTGCACTGTTGGCAGAATCGTTGTTTATGGCCACCAATTGTAACTTGTGGAGTCTTAGAGTGGAGTTCACAGACCTTATGGCGCCTATGATAGTCTCTGCAATTACTAAGGTCTGCAGCACACCCGTCCACAAGGCACGACACTGCCTGAGTTCCATTAGTCCCTGCTCGTGCCCTCTTCGCTGATCCCGAATTTAGAGACGCCATTTTTGAGACTCTAAGCTCTTTCCACTTATTTGTTGATGACTGGTTGCTTGAATTTCCCACCTGACCAAGTTTCAAGTCCACCGAAAAATCGCCTCCAATCCCATGATTCTGAAAGCCACCGGACTCATCTACGCTTGGAATTGCTTCTTGCGCAAACTCAGTCAAATCCCAAGAAGTTGCTCTTGATTTCCAGTCCATATATATAATCTGGAATTCCACCTATTGTTCCACACTAATCAATATAATCAATATTGTCTCAAAACCTTCACTTTCAACATTTCTACTACAATCCTTGCATACAAATCATTTGGAATTACATGATACGGAGACCAGATAACATAATTCAAGCAATTCTGTGCACATACAGTTTGTGTTTCGGTGCTGTAGACTGTGGAAAActaatccaaataaaggaaaattaAGCATAAATTAAAGAAGTTACTAAAACCACAATTGGCCGAACTATAGTTGGAGTCAAAATGTACTTTTTCCTCTTAGCTCAGAGAACCCACAACAGATTACAGAAAGTTTACTTGGAAGCTACAATACAGAAAGAAcagaaataaagaaatcataCTTACAGAAAgaggagatagagagagaatacTTACAGGCAGGTTCACCAACCCAAGAAAGGTTTTACTCTTTCCAGCCACTCAGTTACTGACAATGATTCCCCAATACAGACCCAATAGAGCAGATTAGTCACTAGGGATGGAAAAATAAGAGACTAAAATTATTCAGACGGTACCCATTTGCAGAATGCCATTAACAGTGACCGTACAGAAAGTGAGGGATAGTTTTATCGAGGTTGAGACCTCTGAGAGAGTGAGAGTACACAAAAATGGAAGAAGATAGCTGAGATTCTAGAGTGGAAGGAACAAAAAGAGGAAGatatgtttagggtttatgagaAGTACATGAATGAAGATAGGAAAAGATTAACAACGACAGGCTGTTTGTTCTTTTCaacccaagaaaaaaaaaaaaggtacaagGGATGGATGCCTGATTAGGACAATGCATGTGGCTTTGTGTTTCACAATTTCATGGCATGTCTTTCTTTTGGCCTTCTTTTTGctttatgttgaattgtccaCGCTCCTTACCATGTCGCGTGAGATCAGACGCTGAACATTTTAGTGTCTAATAATGCTCTACATAGTGTAGCAAAAACCGTCACAGCCATCCCAACGATGGTGTGGCATGCCGACATGGCAAATAAAGTGGATCTCAATCAACTCACTCTTAGTATGTGATTCACCCTCAACCCTCTCTCACACACAATTGTGTCATTAATTCATCCACGACGTAATTCAAATTCATCTTCCTTCATCATAACAAGAAAGAGAATGAACTTGATCTTgatcattatgtattaaaaaaagAGACTACATGATGCAAATACATCTTCATAAATGGCTTGTCCTTGGTAAGAAGTTGGCATTACTCCAATGGATTGCTTACACCCACATCTATTTGTGTTTTCAATCATAcactataaatcaaaatttgaaaGTGCCATTGATTCTCGATCCATTAAATGAAAATGATGCAGTCTAGTTATTAGCTCTTTTTGAATTTATGAAATGAATTATAACATTAAGAGTATGAATTGAACTCATGCGGTGTGATTAAGCAAGAGAATTAAGTATATTATAATGAATAAAAACTTCTTTAGTCACACCCAAAGAGAATTTTCTATTCTGTCAATCATGTCCATCATTCTCACAAAAAAATAGTAATACTACAACTCCAAATATTGTTTCACTTTTTAACCCTCAATCCATTTGACACGTGAGATACTGATTGATTATGAACACATATTTAAGACCCTTAAATATCCAACATGCCAACTAGATGAGGTTTAAAATTGAGTTAAAGTAATTAGGAGAcaaaaatttttctaaaaaaaatctcttCCAACCATTGCGCGTGACAGCAGTCGCTTAGccgaaaattgaaaattgcaGCGTCAAACTGTGAATCGGTGGAACATATAACTAATAAAAGGGTAAAGTAGTAAATAGCGTTTGAACGAGAGACGAGTCTTTTTAAATCAGCAACTACCAAAGTCGGTGTGGTAGCTGTAAAAATGGGAATTGTCAATGTAGTATAGCCCCATACTCCATAATTTGtgaataaaacaaaattcataTCTTCCTTTGTTGTCGATCCGCCACGTGTCATCCTCATCACCTGGGAACTTATGTATGTCGGCACACTATAATGAGTCTCGGTTAGTTTAATCAGTTGTACCaaaatattgtttttctttgacAATCACAATTCGGGATCCGACAAGGCATTTTAATGCCTGTGAACATTGGATTGGGGGACGTCGGATACGCAAAATACCGGACTATAATCTTGCACTGATTCTAAACTGTTCAGAATCAGTAGAG carries:
- the LOC119983997 gene encoding squamosa promoter-binding-like protein 13A, whose amino-acid sequence is MDWKSRATSWDLTEFAQEAIPSVDESGGFQNHGIGGDFSVDLKLGQVGNSSNQSSTNKWKELRVSKMASLNSGSAKRARAGTNGTQAVSCLVDGCAADLSNCRDYHRRHKVCELHSKTPQVTIGGHKQRFCQQCSRFHSLEEFDEDKRSCRKRLDGHNRRRRKPQPDPITRSGSILSNYQGACLLPLSNATFYPSSAMVNPGWSGVVNGEAVARHNNSLQQQLHFGDEQNLFIEPSSSGGSYKGGKEFAFLQATSPGTSSVRRPLLKTIAFPQSVGGSHMMFCDRLTTQVARDSDCALSLLSSSPRTQTSGTNFNNMLHPSSILPSHHQIGQRFSDHGLDSMDSVLVSSGTDASIHSTASNYQMGSDEISGNKAPQTLPFYWE